The genomic interval AGGCGCAAGCCGACCACCGCCGGGGTCGCGCCGACATCGTTGATCGAAATGCGCACATCGCGCAGCGGATGGCGCGCGGCGAAGTCGTCCAGCACCGCCTGCCAGATGGTGCCGAAGCCGTCGGCGGCGGTGACGATCTCGATCTGCATCGCGCCGCCCAGATCCTGCGGCTCGATCAGCACTTCCAGGTTGCCGGACGACACCACGCCGACCAGCACGTGGTCGAGCCGGCCGTTCGGCGCCAGGCGCCCGTCGTAGCGATAGCGAAGGGTTTCCATCGACATCCCTTACCAGTTGCGGAAACGTTGCGGCGGCGCGTAGAGGCCGCCGGACCAGCGCACCAGATCCTTGACGCTGCGCGCGGCCAACAGGTCGCGGCTGGCGTCGCGCAGGCGAATGCCGAGGTCTTCGGGGCGGCGGATCACGCCGCGGTCGCGCAGGTTCTCGACCATGCGCTTGTCGCGACCCAGGCCCACCGCGGTGTAGCCGGCCACGCCGCGGATCGCCTGTTCGCGCTCCTCCGGCGTGCGGCACAGCAGCAGGTTGGCGATGCCTTCTTCGGTCAGCACATGGCTGACGTCGTCGCCGTAGATCATCACCGGCGGCAGCGGCATGTTGGCGCGCTCGGCCAGTTCCCAGGCATCGAGCCGATCGACGAAGGCCGGCGCCATGTGTTCGCGGAAGGTCTCCACCATCTGTACCACCAGCTTGCGCCCGCGCGGCATCTCGCCAGGGCGCGCGGCCTCGCGCCCGGCCTTGAGCCAGGCGGCGCTGCCATGGCGGCGACCGCGCGCATCCGAGCCCATGTTCGGCGCGCCGCCGAAACCGGCGATGCGGTCGCGGGTGGCGGTGGAGCTGTTGCCCTGCAGGTCGATCTGCAACGTGGAGCCGATGAACATGTCGCAGGCGTACAGGCCGGCGGTCTGCGAGAACGCGCGATTGGAGCGCATCGAACCGTCCGGGCCGGCGAAGAACACGTCGGCGCGCGCGGCGATGTACTGCTCCATGCCCAGTTCCGAGCCGAACGAATGCACCGATTTGACGAAGCCCGACTCGATCGCCGGGATC from Xanthomonas sp. DAR 34887 carries:
- the mdcC gene encoding malonate decarboxylase acyl carrier protein, producing METLRYRYDGRLAPNGRLDHVLVGVVSSGNLEVLIEPQDLGGAMQIEIVTAADGFGTIWQAVLDDFAARHPLRDVRISINDVGATPAVVGLRLDQAVEALQENA